The following are encoded together in the Primulina tabacum isolate GXHZ01 chromosome 18, ASM2559414v2, whole genome shotgun sequence genome:
- the LOC142533875 gene encoding calcium-dependent protein kinase 1-like, with translation MGNTCVGPSMSKNAIFQSVSAAVWRSRMPDGTETSVNGENVKNETPKEHESAMPVQSTPPEHVTIPKSETKQEQPAKAKKHMKRNTSAGLRTSSVLQRKTGNLKQFFSIGKKLGQGQFGITFLCVEKATGKEYACKSIAKRKLLTDDDVEDVRREIQIMHHLAGHPNVISIKGAYEDINAVHVVMELCAGGELFDRIIQRGHYTERKAAELTRTIVGVVEACHSLGVMHRDLKPENFLFVDQKEESLLKTIDFGLSIFFKPGEKFADVVGSPYYVAPEVLKKRYGPEADVWSAGVIVYILLSGVPPFWAESEQGIFEQVLDGELDFSSDPWPSISESAKDLVRKMLVRDTRQRLNAHEVLCHPWVQVDGVAPDRPLDSAVLSRLKQFSAMNRLKKMALRVIAESLSEEEIAGLKQMFKMIDVDNSGQITFEELEAGLKRAGANLNESEIYDLMQAADVDNSGTIDYGEFVAATLHLNKIEREDNLFAAFSYFDKDGSGYITPDELQHVCQEYGFDDSRLEEMIREVDQDNDGRIDYNEFVTMMQKGNPVAGGGGKRSLEKSFSINFRDALKLT, from the exons ATGGGGAATACTTGTGTTGGACCTAGCATGTCAAAAAATGCTATCTTTCAATCGGTTTCTGCTGCAGTGTGGCGATCTCGCATGCCAGATGGTACAGAAACTTCAGTCAATGGAGAGAATGTTAAAAACGAGACACCAAAAGAGCACGAATCAGCAATGCCAGTTCAAAGCACACCACCGGAACATGTGACAATCCCAAAGTCGGAAACAAAACAGGAGCAACCAGCAAAGGCAAAGAAGCATATGAAGAGGAATACTAGTGCAGGACTTCGGACTAGTTCGGTTTTGCAACGGAAAACTGGGAATTTGAAGCAGTTTTTTAGTATCGGGAAGAAATTAGGACAAGGGCAATTTGGAATAACATTCCTCTGTGTCGAGAAGGCGACAGGAAAGGAATACGCATGCAAATCAATTGCAAAGAGGAAGTTATTGACTGACGATGACGTGGAGGATGTCAGAagggaaattcaaataatgcaCCATTTGGCTGGTCACCCAAACGTTATATCCATCAAGGGGGCATATGAAGATATTAACGCTGTTCATGTTGTCATGGAGTTATGTGCGGGGGGAGAGCTTTTTGACAGGATAATACAACGTGGGCATTATACTGAACGGAAGGCAGCCGAGCTTACAAGGACTATTGTTGGAGTGGTAGAAGCTTGTCATTCGTTGGGTGTTATGCATCGTGATCTTAAGCCGgaaaattttctttttgttgATCAAAAGGAAGAATCACTTCTCAAAACAATTGATTTCGGGTTGTCGATATTCTTCAAGCCAG GAGAAAAGTTTGCTGACGTGGTAGGCAGCCCATATTATGTTGCACCTGAAGTTCTTAAGAAGCGATATGGTCCAGAAGCTGATGTCTGGAGTGCTGGAGTAATTGTTTACATTTTACTCAGTGGAGTTCCTCCTTTCTGGGCTG AATCGGAGCAAGGAATATTTGAACAAGTCCTGGATGGTGAACTTGACTTCTCATCAGACCCCTGGCCAAGTATCTCAGAAAGTGCAAAAGACTTAGTAAGGAAAATGCTTGTTCGAGACACTAGACAACGATTAAATGCTCATGAAGTCCTTT GTCACCCTTGGGTTCAAGTTGACGGTGTGGCACCAGATAGACCTCTAGACTCTGCAGTTTTAAGCCGCCTGAAACAATTTTCGGCTATGAACAGACTAAAGAAAATGGCTCTTAGA GTCATTGCGGAATCATTATCTGAAGAAGAAATCGCTGGTCTTAAACAAATGTTCAAAATGATAGATGTAGATAATAGTGGGCAAATCACTTTTGAAGAGCTTGAAGCTGGACTTAAGAGAGCTGGTGCCAATCTAAATGAATCtgagatttatgatttaatgcaAGCA GCTGATGTTGATAACAGTGGAACAATCGATTATGGAGAGTTTGTAGCTGCAACATTGCATCTCAACAAAATCGAGAGAGAGGATAACCTGTTTGCTGCTTTCTCATACTTTGATAAAGATGGAAGTGGCTATATCACCCCAGATGAGCTTCAACACGTGTGTCAGGAGTATGGTTTCGATGATTCCCGCCTTGAAGAGATGATCCGAGAAGTTGACCAGGACAAT GATGGACGTATTGATTACAACGAGTTCGTTACCATGATGCAAAAGGGCAACCCGGTTGCTGGTGGAGGTGGTAAACGAAGCTTGGAGAAAAGTTTCAGCATAAACTTTAGGGATGCCTTGAAACTCACATAG